CCCGCCTTTATCGGCCCCGCCGGTCCCGCAGATACGGGGCTGTCACTGCTCAGCATTCAGTCTGCGGATGGCAAACGACCCATTGGTCTGCTGGCCAATTACTCGATGCACTATTTCGGCGCGCGGGGTGGATTTTCGTCCGATTACTACGGCCGGTTCTGTAACGAGCTGGAACAGAAAGTCGGTACACAAGGAGAGAAGCCGTTCGTGGCCGCCATGTCTCAGGGAACCTCCGGTGATCTGCAGTGGATGAATTATGGAGCGCCCCGTCGCACCGATTACTCGATCGACCAGTATGCCCGCGAACTGGCCGACATTGCCTGGAAGGCGTATCAACAGATTGAGTACGACAGTTCCGAGTCACAGTTGAAGATGGCGGAATCGTCGCTGCTCATCAAACGCCGGTTGCCGAGTAAAGAGCGGCTGGCCTGGGCAGACAAGTACAACCAGGCACGGGGCGAACGTCGTCCGAAATCAAAAGAAGAAGTTTATGCGGAACAGGCACAGTGGATTCACGAGCATCCACAGGAGCAGATCGTGCTGCAGGTGATTCGGATCGGCGACCTGGGGATCACGGCGATTCCGAACGAAGTCTATGGGATCACCGGGCTTAAGCTCAAAGCGCAGAGTCCGTTCAGGCAGACCTTCAACATGGGGCTGGCCAACGGCGCCGCGGGTTACATTCCGCCTCCCGAGCAGCATTACCTGGGAGGCTACACCACCTGGCCTGCCCGCACCGCCGGTCTGGAAGTTCAGGCAGAGCCGCAGATTGTCGACAAACTGTTGCAGTTGATGGAATCCCTGTCGGGCGAAAAGCGCAAGCCGTTAACAACCGATTTCTATAACGACCAGCAACGTACGGCGATCAAGAAGGCCCACACGGAAGATAATAACCGGGTGAACCGTGGGGAGTGATGTATCCGCCGCCCCTCAGATTGGTTCGTCAAACGCTTTCGCAATCGAACCGGCCAGTTGTTCGAGGGAATAGAATTTCGTGGCGACGTCGCGGATATGAGAGACGGTGGCGGATTTGATGAACATCATCTTCGCCAGATGTCGCGAGTCGTTCTGGGTGCTCTCCACGCGATGCTGGCGGCGTTTGACATACAGCGCGAGGGCATGTTCCAGGAATTGCGTATTGGTGCGGGAAAGTTCATCGGCCAGAACTGCCGCAGACTCCATTGCCATTGATGCACCGATGCCGGCGGTGGGGAGGAAACCGGCTGCCGCATCACCCAGCAGCACCACGCGGCCGCGGGTCCACTCTTTGGCTCGCACGTCGGAGAGTTTCCAGAAGAAGAGATCGGAATTGTCATCGGGAAGCGACTCCAGGCAGGTTTCGACCAGTTCCCCCATCCCGGCGAACCGGTCTCGAATCCGCTGATTGCGACCCGGCCCCGGCTGACTGAAGTCGTCTGTCACCGGCGCACCGGCATAAACGCCCGCGCCTTGAGTTGTGGGATAGATCCCGAAGAAGCGTCCGGCGCCCCAGTGTTCGATGAAGGTTTCCTGCGGCACTTGATCCAGGCCGACCCACCAGACCCAGCCACCCCAGTTGGTGTGGTAGTAAGGTTGATCGCCGAAGATCATCTGTCGCACCTTCGAATGAATGCCGTCGGCACCGACGACGAGATCGAATGTCTCAGTACGGCCATCGCTGAATGCAACGGTTGCCGTCTCGCCGTCATCGTAAAGCGTTTCGAGTGTCGTATTGAAACGGAGATCGAGATCGTCGATGGCCGAATGCAGGAGCTTGATCAACTGGGGACGCGTGCAACTCAGGTTGGGGCCGAAGCGATCCGAGATCGGTGCCATCGACCAGTGCTTGACGAGATCGCCATGATTATCGCGGACTTCGTAATGTCTGCATTCGAGAGTCTCGGCGGCGAACTGCTCATAGAGACCCAGGCCATGCAGCACCCGATAACCAAGGGGCCAGAGTCCCAGCATGTAGCCGGCGTGTTCAAAATCAGGGGCACGCTCGATGAGCGTGGGATGATAACCACGCTGTTTGAGCAGCGCCGCCAGCGTCATCCCCCCGATACCGGCTCCGACGATAAGTATTCGCATGGATTAATTGCTCCGAAAGAGAGAGGAATCGGATGGTGATTGAAGCCGACCTATTTAGCCCGCTTTAGAATCATTTCATATGAGTACGAGTCATTGTAGCCTGAAGCGCGTCTGGCGGTGACTACTTCCCAGCCTCGTTCACCCAGGTCATCGAGTTCTTCAATGATGACGGAGTCTTTCGGGGAAACAATCTTATATTCCCACTGGGCTGTTGCAGGCATGTTGAGCTGGATACTCAGCAACTGAATGAGAAGTATCGCAGCCACCAGTCCAATCAGCACAAAGGTAAGTGAATTTGATCTGGAGGCAGACGCTGGTGCCGGGGGAGTGGGCGTTTCCTCTTTCACAAAATCCTGAGGCGGCGGAGTGGCACTCGACTCCTTTACCACAGGTTGGGGAGACTGCCGAGGAGGGGCGGGTGGTTTGGCCTGAACTGTTCCCATCGTCTGACAGCTGAGGCAGCGAGCTTTTTTACCAATGTATTCTTCGGGTGTTTCTTCGGTATGTCCGCATTCGGAGCAGATAAAAATGGCCATCAGGATTCCTCTTTGATCTAAAACTCATAAGGGTTATAAGTCTCAGTTTAGCCCCATGTGCACAAGTGATCAAGCACTTTGGTCTGCTGATGTGGAGATCGCTTCCAGTGGCATTGGTTTCCCTGCTGCCTGTTTTTCTCGACGAATTAAGGACTTCCCAAAATCAACAAGATGAGTAGAACTACTACGTTAAGATCTTACCTCTGCTCAGAAAGTCCACAGTATGCAAACCTACCACCACGAATTCTCGTCCGTTGAAGACTACCTGCACCACCGGGCTCCTTACCTGATGGTCGATGACATCCAGTCGATTTCGGACAGTGAGATTGTCACCTCTCGGCGCGTCACGGGTGAGGAGTATTTTCTGCAGGGGCACTTTCCGGGGGCACCGGTGGTGCCGGGTGCGATGATGCAGGAAATGACCACGCAATCCGCGGGGATCCTCATCGCCGCCCGTTATAATCCGATGTCGGAATACAACACTCACGATCCGCATTTTAATGAGTACGCCCTGGGTGTGCTGGTCAAAGTGGAACAGGCCCGCTTCAAAGGCTTCGCCCGCCCCGGGGATCAGCTGGAAATCCGGGTGAATCTGAATGAACGGCTGAGTGGGATCTTCGATTTCCGGGCGACCATTGCTGTCGGGGAAAAGATCATCATGCGGAACCGCTTTCAGCTGACGAACATCGAATCCAGCGTGTTGACCGGTCCGGTCGGGGTGTAGCAGGCTGAGCAGAGTCTCTCAACGACAGGCCGCCAGCAGCCGCTGGGCGGTGGAGTAAAACCAGAGACCGGCATCGTTGCGGAGCATGTGGGCTACTTCGCTCATGCCGCGGAACTTTTCCTTGCCGATCTGGGTGCCGTTGAGCCGCTTTAACTCTGCTGCCAGGTAGGGTAGTGGAAACCAGTGTGACTGATAGAAGGTTAACAGCTGTCGTCGCCACCAGGAGAGGTAGAATTCCTGGGTGACGACGTCTGCGACCAGGTAACTGATGATGAACGTCACGCCGTTAAAGAGCAGCAGACAGCCTGCGATCAGCAGAATAGCGGAGATCGAATCGGATTTATTGAGGGCGAAGAGCAGGCCGACGATAATCGAGACCAGGAAGATCAGCACGAAAGCCAGCGTGGGGATCTTCACCGCTTTGCGATACTCGGCACCTTCCGTTTCGGCAAACAGTTGACCGGCCAGACGGTGCGTCTGTTCCGGTAAGGTCGCTGGATCATCGGGGGACCATTCGGTGTCGATGCGTTCGGAGACATCCGCGGCGATCGTTTCCCAGAGGTAGATCACGTCTTGGCAACCCCGGCTGGGCACATCGAATTCTTTCAACAGTTCATCGCGTTGTGAGACCAGCGTCTGCTGACATTCCAGAAACCGGCGATCCGCCACCTGTTCGCTCTGGGTGCAGTAGTCGATAATCGTTTGATCGATCAGTTTTCTGATCGGCCCGCCTTTTAAAAACTCCTCGCGCTGTTCCCGGTAGCTGCGAATCAGAAACAGGAATTCGTATTCGAGTTCGAGCCAGTACGACATCCGCTCGTGGTATTCGTCGATCTGGACGAGGATCATGCGGATCCAGTCGGGGTCCGCTTTCCACAGACCCGCTTTGAGCAGATGCACGTAGAACACCAGCATATGATCGACTTCGTGATCGAGCAGGTTCGCTTCACAGGCCTCCAGCACCTGGCGAAACTGGTTGAAGGGAACTTCCCGGAGCAGACGGTCCCAGGCGTTTTCCGTGAGATAATAGAAACGATCGTTACGAATGACCCGCGCCGTCTCGACCAGCAGCTTGCCCAAACCCTTAACGGTCTGGTCGGTCAAAAAATACTGGTGCAGCAGTTCAAACAGGGCCGGCTCTTCCGGATGGGCTTTCAGCCCTTTCAGCAGCCAGAACGGGAATGAAAACTCTTCGTCAGAAATCAGATCCGAAATCAGCGCGAGTGCATAATAATCGTAAGGCGTTTTGTGCGGGAGGGTCTTGAGTTCCTCGTAGACCTCCGGCAGTGGTTCCTGCTGGACGCGTTCGTAGAGCTCGGGGAATTCAAGCAGCGGTGTGGATTCCGATTCCGACTCACCGTGATCGATGTCCGAGGGAGGCAGGATGGTCTGTTCCTCGGAAGACTCCTGAGCCTGGTTACCGGGAGCGGGCGGGGCTGACCAGTCGAACTGCGCCTGGGGTGGTAAGCTGCCCGGATTCAGTGTTTCTCCATAACGGAGCGCGTCGTTCAGACGTTCATAAGCGGCCCGGATCCGCTGGAATTCTTCGGGGCATTTCTCCGGTTTAAAGCGTTTGATCAGCGCGTTGTAGCTGCGTTTCAGGTCGCGCACATCGTAATCGCCCGACAGAGAAAAAAACTGTTCGGGGTCATCCGGTAACAGGTCCCACTGTGGTTCGTCAGATTCGCTCATGCCAGTCTCCGGAATCAGCCAGTGAGAGTTTCAGGAAGATAGAACAGCGCCAGCAGCAGGACCAGACCGATGGAGGCGATGATCAGGGCATACAGGACATTAACCGTACGATTGATAGAAGACCGTTCCCTGCCCGAAACGGCGACCTGATTCAACCAGTATTTTTCCAGTTCATAGAGTTCGGGAAATTGTTTTTGAACGACTTCCGCGATGCGCTGGTAGTCGCGTGGTGTATTCAGATCAAGATCGGCCAGCTCTATGCTGGTGGACTCCCCATTTCGAGTGCGGAGCCTTTCCGCCTCTTCCGGCGGTGCGACCACCAGCTGCGTGAACTGTTCGTAAAAATTTTCAAAGCAGGCATGGTGCTGTTGCAGACGTGCGAATTCGCCTTTGAGCCGGGCAACCTGTTGCAGGCGACTGACGGAAAAACCCAGTTCGGGAAATTCGTGGACATCCAGTTTTTCAAGCTGCACCAGCAGTGATTGCGCATTGACCTGCCAGAAATTTCTGCGGATGGTCTCTAACTTTTGCCGTGCCCGTTGCTTGCGATCGATAAAATTCAGATCCACATCAGCCAGGAATGGGTGTTCCATCGAATGGGAATTCAGAAAGTGGTGCCGCCGTGCCAGAATTTCTTCGGTACAACCCAGGGGGTTCATCTGCAACAGACGGCTGAGATAGTCCTGTTCGCTCTCGCGCGCTGTTGTCATGATTCGCGTTCCCGGCCTTCCTCTTCATCGTAGTGGAATCCCAGGGCTGCCAGGGAGGTTAACAGATTCTGACGGACGGAGTCGAAATATTCGCGATCGCCGGAGGACATCGCATGCTCGAACTGATCGATCATGGATTCCAGATCTTCGCGCTGGTAAGGGCTGACTTCGCCGATGACCCGCTCCGCAAAGGAGAGTAGATGCTGATTACGCACATCGTCCCGCGGGTAAAATTTGAGCGCCTGCAACTTCTTCACGGCCGACTTGATCTCTTTACTGGAGGAGAGCCGGGCGTGTTGAGTGAGTATGAGCGTTGATTTTTTACCGGTTTCCGGCACGTAGGCTTCGACTTCCAGAATGCCGTTTAAGTCATACGTGAACCGCAGATGCACGGGCTTGCCCGCTGGTCCGGGGGGAATCCCTTTGACCTCCAGTTTGCCCAGGAAGAGATTGTCCTCGACTTTGCGCGATTCCCCCTGGTAGACGCCGACAGCAACCTGCCGCTGATTGGGTGAGACCGTATACACCACTTCTTCGCGGGAGACTGGAATGGTGGTGTTGCGATGAATCACGGGCAGGAAATAGCCGTCCACCTTACGCTGGCCAAATTCCTTAATGACCTCCGTTCCCAGTGTGAAGGGGCAAATGTCGGTCATCACCATGTCGTCGACGGCCTGGTCATCCTGGATCAACGCTGCCTGCACCGCAGCGCCGAGCGCCACAACTTCGTCCGGGTTATAAGAACAGAGCGGCTCGGTCTCGAAGAAGGAACGCACAAAAGAGCGGACGACCTCCATGCGGGTGGCACCACCGACCAGAATCACGTCTGTGAATTCCTGCGGCGGAATCCGCGAATCCCGAACAGCCCGGGCGATGGGCCGCGAGAGACGTTTGATTAATGGTTCGCTCAGTTTCTGGAACTGTTCCTGTGAAATCGTAATGACCGGAGACTGCTCGGTGATTTCGCCCTGCACGTCAGGGAAACGAATTCTGGCTTCCGAAGCTGTCGAGAAGGCATGTTTGGCAGCCTCGCATTCCTGCTTGAGTCGTGCGACGAGCAGGGGGGCTTTCATTTCAGCCACTTCCAGTTGCATTTTCTGTGTGCTGAGTGTCCATGCCAGAATGCGATCGGTAAAGTCTTCGCCACCCAGCATGCTCTCGCCTGCGGTGGAGATGATTTCCAGGGTTCCTTCAAAGACTTCCATCGCGGTGACATCGAAGGTGCCGCCGCCGAGGTCGATGACAATCAGTCGCTTGTCGGCCCCTCGATCATGAAAACCATATGTGAGGGCCGCCGCCGTCGGTTCATTGATGATACGCCTGACATTCAGACCGGCCAGCTCTCCCGCCAGCTTGGTGGCATTCCGCTGATGATCATTGAAATAAGCGGGAACCGTGATGATGGCATCCTCCACCGGGGCTCCCAGGTAGGCTTCCGCATCCTGTTTGAGTGACTGCAGGACCAGACTAGACATCTCCGGCGCGGTGAAGGTATGCGTGCCGATTTTCACACTCTGCTCGGTCCCCATAAGTCGTTTAAAAACCCAGGCGCAGCGTTCCGGTTGCGTGACCCGCATTTCCTTGGCGGCAGCGCCCACGAGCACACGATTGTCCTCCGAAACACTGATCACAGAGGGCGTCAGAAACGAGTTCAGGGCATTAGGGATGAGCCTGGGCTGACCATCTTCAAAGACGGCGCACAGGGAGTTGGAGGTTCCCAGGTCGATACCAATCATATGTGTCATGGCAAAAGAATCTATCTCGAGAGCGTGCTTAAGTCTGCACGCGGATGTTAGAAACAGGATCACTGATTAACAGATTGTAATCTTCCGTTCAGGCTGTTTCCACACTCAATTCGAGCAACTTAAGAGACGGGTTCAATCTTCTGTAATGGGTTGGGTGAAATAGATTGAATGGACTGACACAGTTCGATTGATTGAGGTTCTACAGGCCTGGCGACAATCACGATTTATTCCAGCGTGAGCGTGCCCAGGTCAACGGGGTCTTTGTTGGCCGACTGGTCCACGGGGGGGACGGTGAAGATATGATTGATAAGCTTGCCCACACGATGTTCATGAAAACGGACCGTTAATGCATAATTACCAGGCGGTACATCATCGATGCGGAACGAGCCGTCACGGTCCACAGTTGCGAACAGACTAGGTGATCTGGCGAGCAATTTTTTTCTGGTCTCCTTATAGTTTTGATAGACGATCTTTTCTTTCTCAAAAGACTCTGACTCTCTGAATTTTCTAATCCAGTCACGGTACTGGAGCGGATCCTTCTGAACGTCCTCGTCAGCCATGATTCCCGGAGGGGGATTCAGGAAGCGATGTCCGTCAATCAGGGCGAACTGCCAGAGCGGTTTGCCTTTAAACTTTTCAGGGGCAGCGAGTTTGCCGGTAACGGAACGCCCGGTACCACCGATGTCCTGCGAAATGGTTTCACCTGCGACCAATGTCAGTGGAACACGGATTGCCGATGTGGCTTCGGTAGCTCCTTCATCAACCATCAGACTGATCCGACGGTTGATACGCCCTTTACCTGGCCAGACCCGTTCAAACACGAAGCGTCCCTGTGCTCCCGTGGTGACATCATGATGGGTAAAAATATTTGGCTCATCGTCACCATATGACAGGGTGACCTGGCTGAGTATTGTAAGTGGAATATTGGGTACAACTTTCTCTCCGATGTGGTAGACACCCTCTACGCGTGCCCAGGGAGTCAAGGTTAATGGATCGGGAAGAGGACCCGTTTCGGATTTATAATGAGCGAAACCGGAAGGATGCGTGATCACCAACTGGTATGGTTCTGTACGCGCAGAAAAACGGAAGCGGCCGCGATCATCTGTACGAACCTGAGTGGCATAAGTGGAACCATCGTCAATCTTTCCATTCTGCACAGTGATTTGAGAGCCCTTGATGCCCAACGCCACTTTTGCATTGGTGGCAGGCGTTTTCTCTGGAGTCAGTACTGTTGAGGTGATATCACCCTCCGGTTTCAGTGCGAAGTCGATGTTCACGTCACCTTCATTGGTTTTAATATCTCGCGAAATTGCCAGTTGATAGCCGGGGGCTTCTATGCGCACAAGATGGGCGGGATAGTCATCATGCAGGCGAACCTGGTATTGACCGTCGGTTGCATTAAAAGCATCGCGAGGAATCCAGTTCATGCCAATTTTGGGATCACTGTTTCGCAGCCCCGGAGTAACGTGGAATTTTTTGATGGGTTCTTTCGTTTTGGCATCAAATACACGCCCCGAGACAATCAGTGCACGTGGGGGAGTAAAGACATATTCTTCTTCCCGGGCGAGCAGTGGTTCATCTGAGATTTGCATTCCCCCCGGCCGACAGATGTCTGCCTGGAATTCATCGAGGGGTGCTTCATTCCATTCCCAGACACCTTTGTTGTCGGCGTACTGACTGATGTGATCGAATTCGAAATAATCGATGCGTCCGCGCCAGCGTTGGAAGAAAATCCGTGCCTTGGGAATGCCTTTTCCCTGTTCGTCGACCACGCGAATCCGAATGTGCCCGCCTGGCTTGAGAACAAAATCGACGGGATCCATGTCTTCAGCGACGCGTACTTCCTGCAACTCCAGGGCACGTCCCTTTGCAGAAGCGACAACCCGCGTGAGTCGTGGTTCACATCCCCTCAGCACATAGACGCCGTGCTCGTCTGTCGTTGCTTTGCGGAGGTCATTCAGAAATTTGGTGCGAATCAACGCACCGGCAACCGGTTTGCCGTCTTCATCCGTCACGGTCCCGGTAATATCCAGGCCTCGGTTGAGGACGGTCTGCTTGGTTGGGCTCTGGCCTGCTTTGAGTCCAAATTCACTACGCGCGACACGACCTCTCCAGGGACGATAGTCAGGATGATTCACATCGATGTGGAGATCGGGTTTCGAGCCCGGAACATGATGATAGCGCCAGCGTCCTTCAGCGTCCGTGGTAATTTTGGTCCCAACGCCCAGTCTGCTCGTATCACCGGGCCGTTTTTTATATTTCACACTGGGGGAAACCTGGGCACCTTCAATCGGCTTACCTGCTTCGTCTACCACAACGCCTCCCACCGACCAGCCTGCGTCGAGTTTTGCGGTAAACTTCCCAGGTATAGACTCAGGATGATTGCTCGTACTCCATCCGGCCCAGTAGGGGCCGAAGTCGGATTTTTTAATACTGAGGTTGAACCGCTTCAGCTTCTGCGGAATTTTGAAGAACAGTTCCCCCTGTTCGTTGGTCTGTGCGAAAGGACCATAGGTCGCCTCGCGCAGAAATTTGCCGCGGACGATATTTTTTGCTATGGGCGAAGGATCGCTGCGAATTTCGACCGTCGCATGCGGCACCCGTTTACCGGCGGGGTCGACAACCGTCAGTTGAAACAGCCGCTCTGTGTCCTGGACTGCTGTAGTTTCCGTTTCCGGTTTCGTGTCTTGTGATTCAGCCACGGTCTTTTCAGCGGGTTGTTCCTGCTCTGCGGTTTGCGCCGTGGTTGAAGTCAGAAACAGAAACACCGGCAGGGCCAGCATCAGGACCAGCAGGGTACAGATTCCCCCTCGCGAGACGGGCAGTGGTTCGTGGAGCGGTTCTCCAAACAGACGCGCCACGCGACGGCGGATTTCGGAAGGTGATTTGCCGGCAGCAGAGAGTGAGGTCAGCTGTTGTTCGGAAAGGCGGCTGCGATGCGCCAGTTCTGCGACCCGGAGCAGGGCCGTGGAGTACACAACGCGGGCTGCCTCGAGCGAACGGTGATCCTCGGCTTCAATCCGGCAGGTCATTTCATCACAACAGTATTCCCGCAGGAGACTGATTCGCTGGCTGAGATACCAGAGGGCGGGATTGAAGAACAGGACGACCTCCGCCAGACGCTGCAGGAGATTGATCCAGAGATCATAACGTCTGATGTGAGCCAGTTCGTGGGCCAGAATCAGTTCCAGTTCACCGGCTGAGAGACTGCTCATGACGGACGCAGGCAGTAGAATGGTCGGACGCAGCAAACCTGTTACCTGTGGAACGACGATCTGTTCGGCACAGGTCAGTACGGGGAGGACCTTCAGATTCCATTGTTCCGTCAGACGGGCAAGAAATTCCAAACAGGAACCTGTCGAGACTGGTGTGGCTGCGGCACGCACACGGGCGATGCGTAAATGGCTGGCCAAAAGTCGCAGCAGCATCAGCACAACGCCCGCCAGATAGAATGCGGCGATCCAGGGAGTCAGTACGCTCCAGTCAAACGGAATCGGTGTGTGGGAGTGTCGATCTGTTGCCCGGGATGACGTTGTGCTCTGATTCGGGGAATCGGCTGTCTCTGTGAATGAAGCCCGGGGCGGTACAGGCAGCGTCTCTGTAGGTGATTCCAGTTCTGGCCCAGCAGGAGGGACTGACTTGAATACAACCGGGGTGCCTGACTGGCTGAGTTCAGCCTGATTGGTGTCCGTCACTCGCAGCCATTGAAAGTTGATTGGCAGCGAAAGGCAGGCCAGCACCAGTGCCGAAACATAAAGTGTATAACGCTGTTCCACGGCCAGCGATTTCCAGAGCCGGTCAATGCACCAGACCAGCAGGGCAACCAGGGTGATCTGCCAGAGGGAGTGCAGCAGTGTCAGGCAGAGGCGGCTGCTCAATGCCGGATCGATCAGGGTGTGCCAGCTCATTCTTTCAGCTCCTTTGCCTTGCGCGTGATCAGCTTGCGGAGTTCGGCGAGTTCGTCGGAATCGAGCTCAGCCGTTTCGAGGAGATTCAGCACCAGGTCGCTGGAGGAACCGTCAAACACACGGGTCAACAGATCTCCCATGATGCTGCCTGTGACGGTCTGCTTTTCTTGAGCCGGGGAGAACTGAAACGATTTACCGGCCTTCTCGCGTTTCACATAACCCTTGCGATACATGATGTTTAAAATCGTGATCACT
This Gimesia chilikensis DNA region includes the following protein-coding sequences:
- a CDS encoding Hsp70 family protein, which produces MTHMIGIDLGTSNSLCAVFEDGQPRLIPNALNSFLTPSVISVSEDNRVLVGAAAKEMRVTQPERCAWVFKRLMGTEQSVKIGTHTFTAPEMSSLVLQSLKQDAEAYLGAPVEDAIITVPAYFNDHQRNATKLAGELAGLNVRRIINEPTAAALTYGFHDRGADKRLIVIDLGGGTFDVTAMEVFEGTLEIISTAGESMLGGEDFTDRILAWTLSTQKMQLEVAEMKAPLLVARLKQECEAAKHAFSTASEARIRFPDVQGEITEQSPVITISQEQFQKLSEPLIKRLSRPIARAVRDSRIPPQEFTDVILVGGATRMEVVRSFVRSFFETEPLCSYNPDEVVALGAAVQAALIQDDQAVDDMVMTDICPFTLGTEVIKEFGQRKVDGYFLPVIHRNTTIPVSREEVVYTVSPNQRQVAVGVYQGESRKVEDNLFLGKLEVKGIPPGPAGKPVHLRFTYDLNGILEVEAYVPETGKKSTLILTQHARLSSSKEIKSAVKKLQALKFYPRDDVRNQHLLSFAERVIGEVSPYQREDLESMIDQFEHAMSSGDREYFDSVRQNLLTSLAALGFHYDEEEGRERES
- a CDS encoding BlaI/MecI/CopY family transcriptional regulator — translated: MARPVSEHPTDLELEILKILWSTSPLTVREVRDQLETSAGRPLTHSSVITILNIMYRKGYVKREKAGKSFQFSPAQEKQTVTGSIMGDLLTRVFDGSSSDLVLNLLETAELDSDELAELRKLITRKAKELKE
- a CDS encoding carboxypeptidase regulatory-like domain-containing protein; its protein translation is MSWHTLIDPALSSRLCLTLLHSLWQITLVALLVWCIDRLWKSLAVEQRYTLYVSALVLACLSLPINFQWLRVTDTNQAELSQSGTPVVFKSVPPAGPELESPTETLPVPPRASFTETADSPNQSTTSSRATDRHSHTPIPFDWSVLTPWIAAFYLAGVVLMLLRLLASHLRIARVRAAATPVSTGSCLEFLARLTEQWNLKVLPVLTCAEQIVVPQVTGLLRPTILLPASVMSSLSAGELELILAHELAHIRRYDLWINLLQRLAEVVLFFNPALWYLSQRISLLREYCCDEMTCRIEAEDHRSLEAARVVYSTALLRVAELAHRSRLSEQQLTSLSAAGKSPSEIRRRVARLFGEPLHEPLPVSRGGICTLLVLMLALPVFLFLTSTTAQTAEQEQPAEKTVAESQDTKPETETTAVQDTERLFQLTVVDPAGKRVPHATVEIRSDPSPIAKNIVRGKFLREATYGPFAQTNEQGELFFKIPQKLKRFNLSIKKSDFGPYWAGWSTSNHPESIPGKFTAKLDAGWSVGGVVVDEAGKPIEGAQVSPSVKYKKRPGDTSRLGVGTKITTDAEGRWRYHHVPGSKPDLHIDVNHPDYRPWRGRVARSEFGLKAGQSPTKQTVLNRGLDITGTVTDEDGKPVAGALIRTKFLNDLRKATTDEHGVYVLRGCEPRLTRVVASAKGRALELQEVRVAEDMDPVDFVLKPGGHIRIRVVDEQGKGIPKARIFFQRWRGRIDYFEFDHISQYADNKGVWEWNEAPLDEFQADICRPGGMQISDEPLLAREEEYVFTPPRALIVSGRVFDAKTKEPIKKFHVTPGLRNSDPKIGMNWIPRDAFNATDGQYQVRLHDDYPAHLVRIEAPGYQLAISRDIKTNEGDVNIDFALKPEGDITSTVLTPEKTPATNAKVALGIKGSQITVQNGKIDDGSTYATQVRTDDRGRFRFSARTEPYQLVITHPSGFAHYKSETGPLPDPLTLTPWARVEGVYHIGEKVVPNIPLTILSQVTLSYGDDEPNIFTHHDVTTGAQGRFVFERVWPGKGRINRRISLMVDEGATEATSAIRVPLTLVAGETISQDIGGTGRSVTGKLAAPEKFKGKPLWQFALIDGHRFLNPPPGIMADEDVQKDPLQYRDWIRKFRESESFEKEKIVYQNYKETRKKLLARSPSLFATVDRDGSFRIDDVPPGNYALTVRFHEHRVGKLINHIFTVPPVDQSANKDPVDLGTLTLE
- a CDS encoding neutral/alkaline non-lysosomal ceramidase N-terminal domain-containing protein — translated: MRNSMPPVLASLILFATLFFMATHGECGLSAGAATVDVTPPTLPAIQNGLFLEQNQDKVLDRLKARCFILQNDRAAIAIVVVDSCMIPRDVCERAKVLASKQTGIPIHRMLIASTHTHSAPSVMNFCLGTRSDPSYERFLPPKLAEGIAQAFANLEPARVGYTSIDAPEHTHCRRWLRDPEQYGVDPFGDKTVRAIMHPGYQNPAFIGPAGPADTGLSLLSIQSADGKRPIGLLANYSMHYFGARGGFSSDYYGRFCNELEQKVGTQGEKPFVAAMSQGTSGDLQWMNYGAPRRTDYSIDQYARELADIAWKAYQQIEYDSSESQLKMAESSLLIKRRLPSKERLAWADKYNQARGERRPKSKEEVYAEQAQWIHEHPQEQIVLQVIRIGDLGITAIPNEVYGITGLKLKAQSPFRQTFNMGLANGAAGYIPPPEQHYLGGYTTWPARTAGLEVQAEPQIVDKLLQLMESLSGEKRKPLTTDFYNDQQRTAIKKAHTEDNNRVNRGE
- a CDS encoding 3-hydroxyacyl-ACP dehydratase FabZ family protein, which translates into the protein MQTYHHEFSSVEDYLHHRAPYLMVDDIQSISDSEIVTSRRVTGEEYFLQGHFPGAPVVPGAMMQEMTTQSAGILIAARYNPMSEYNTHDPHFNEYALGVLVKVEQARFKGFARPGDQLEIRVNLNERLSGIFDFRATIAVGEKIIMRNRFQLTNIESSVLTGPVGV
- a CDS encoding J domain-containing protein: MSESDEPQWDLLPDDPEQFFSLSGDYDVRDLKRSYNALIKRFKPEKCPEEFQRIRAAYERLNDALRYGETLNPGSLPPQAQFDWSAPPAPGNQAQESSEEQTILPPSDIDHGESESESTPLLEFPELYERVQQEPLPEVYEELKTLPHKTPYDYYALALISDLISDEEFSFPFWLLKGLKAHPEEPALFELLHQYFLTDQTVKGLGKLLVETARVIRNDRFYYLTENAWDRLLREVPFNQFRQVLEACEANLLDHEVDHMLVFYVHLLKAGLWKADPDWIRMILVQIDEYHERMSYWLELEYEFLFLIRSYREQREEFLKGGPIRKLIDQTIIDYCTQSEQVADRRFLECQQTLVSQRDELLKEFDVPSRGCQDVIYLWETIAADVSERIDTEWSPDDPATLPEQTHRLAGQLFAETEGAEYRKAVKIPTLAFVLIFLVSIIVGLLFALNKSDSISAILLIAGCLLLFNGVTFIISYLVADVVTQEFYLSWWRRQLLTFYQSHWFPLPYLAAELKRLNGTQIGKEKFRGMSEVAHMLRNDAGLWFYSTAQRLLAACR
- a CDS encoding DUF4177 domain-containing protein, producing MAIFICSECGHTEETPEEYIGKKARCLSCQTMGTVQAKPPAPPRQSPQPVVKESSATPPPQDFVKEETPTPPAPASASRSNSLTFVLIGLVAAILLIQLLSIQLNMPATAQWEYKIVSPKDSVIIEELDDLGERGWEVVTARRASGYNDSYSYEMILKRAK
- a CDS encoding FAD-dependent oxidoreductase; protein product: MRILIVGAGIGGMTLAALLKQRGYHPTLIERAPDFEHAGYMLGLWPLGYRVLHGLGLYEQFAAETLECRHYEVRDNHGDLVKHWSMAPISDRFGPNLSCTRPQLIKLLHSAIDDLDLRFNTTLETLYDDGETATVAFSDGRTETFDLVVGADGIHSKVRQMIFGDQPYYHTNWGGWVWWVGLDQVPQETFIEHWGAGRFFGIYPTTQGAGVYAGAPVTDDFSQPGPGRNQRIRDRFAGMGELVETCLESLPDDNSDLFFWKLSDVRAKEWTRGRVVLLGDAAAGFLPTAGIGASMAMESAAVLADELSRTNTQFLEHALALYVKRRQHRVESTQNDSRHLAKMMFIKSATVSHIRDVATKFYSLEQLAGSIAKAFDEPI